From the genome of Bordetella sp. H567, one region includes:
- a CDS encoding Bug family tripartite tricarboxylate transporter substrate binding protein: METAINLGKRKLAAATVLSSLLPSCGRTQGSRSQYPLHPSSLVVGYPHGGGADTLARLLADHLGRQLGHKIVVDNKPGAASNIAAESVARAAADGYTLYIGTRANAIHRAMYSHFDFDMARDFAPIGLLAKLPNVMVTSAQAPIATMSDVIALAKTHPGMVTYASTGVASDTHLLGELFQRETHTSLLHVPYRGGAAAMVDLIGGRVDLLIFSLAGALPYLRAGSIRAVAVMSQQRAPAIPDVPTVEESGVLGVDIDTWFGLMAPAGTPVEIVATLNECTNNILINREVQEAFMVQGYVAPLRPNTPETLGQLIAEETERWTAIVRERNITPR, encoded by the coding sequence ATGGAGACAGCAATAAACCTCGGTAAACGAAAACTGGCCGCCGCCACCGTGCTAAGCAGTCTGCTGCCTAGCTGCGGCAGGACACAGGGTTCGCGATCCCAGTATCCCCTGCATCCCAGCTCCTTGGTTGTGGGCTACCCTCATGGCGGGGGCGCCGATACCCTTGCGCGGTTGCTGGCGGATCACCTTGGTCGGCAGCTCGGCCACAAGATAGTGGTCGACAACAAGCCGGGGGCCGCCAGCAATATTGCGGCTGAGTCCGTAGCGCGCGCCGCAGCGGACGGCTACACGTTGTATATCGGTACACGCGCGAATGCCATCCATAGGGCGATGTACAGCCATTTCGACTTCGATATGGCGCGGGATTTTGCGCCCATCGGTTTACTCGCGAAATTGCCCAATGTCATGGTCACTTCGGCGCAGGCGCCTATTGCGACGATGAGTGACGTGATCGCGCTGGCGAAGACACATCCGGGAATGGTGACATACGCTTCCACGGGGGTCGCCTCGGATACGCATTTGTTAGGTGAACTTTTCCAACGCGAAACACATACGAGTCTTCTTCACGTTCCGTACCGGGGCGGCGCCGCGGCAATGGTGGACCTCATTGGTGGACGTGTCGACCTGCTCATCTTTTCCCTTGCCGGTGCGCTTCCTTACCTGAGGGCCGGGTCCATACGGGCCGTCGCGGTGATGTCCCAGCAGCGGGCCCCGGCCATCCCGGATGTGCCCACTGTGGAGGAATCCGGCGTACTTGGCGTGGATATCGACACGTGGTTCGGGTTAATGGCGCCCGCGGGCACGCCGGTTGAAATCGTAGCGACCCTGAACGAATGTACGAACAACATTCTGATCAACCGGGAGGTGCAGGAAGCTTTTATGGTCCAGGGCTATGTGGCGCCTTTGCGCCCGAACACGCCGGAAACCCTTGGCCAATTGATCGCAGAAGAAACCGAAAGGTGGACCGCGATCGTCCGGGAACGCAATATAACCCCCCGTTGA
- the ureE gene encoding urease accessory protein UreE, which produces MRRIEKVVGRGQAVAKALLRRAPTLTLPFDTRSRSRLAATLDNGEEVTLFLPRGTILRDGDALVTEDGGLVRVVAAPQPVLRATCVDPHILLRAAYHLGNRHTPVEVGPDYLQLEHDPVLRDLLLRLGLTVIAIEAPFEPEAGAYGGGHKHGHDETFEEDYALAQQAYQDRHGHASQHGRAHDHDHGHGDDHGHGDDHGHGHGHDHGHKHDHGHGHKH; this is translated from the coding sequence ATGAGACGTATAGAAAAAGTGGTCGGTCGCGGCCAGGCCGTGGCCAAGGCGCTGCTGCGGCGCGCCCCTACCCTGACGCTGCCGTTCGATACACGCAGCCGCAGCCGCCTCGCGGCCACGCTGGACAACGGCGAAGAGGTCACCCTGTTCCTGCCGCGCGGCACCATCCTGCGCGACGGCGACGCGCTGGTGACCGAAGACGGCGGCCTGGTGCGCGTGGTCGCAGCACCCCAGCCCGTGCTGCGCGCCACCTGCGTGGATCCGCACATCCTGCTGCGCGCGGCCTACCATCTGGGCAACCGCCACACGCCGGTGGAGGTGGGCCCGGATTACCTGCAGCTGGAACATGATCCGGTGCTGCGCGACCTGCTGCTGCGCCTGGGGCTGACGGTGATTGCGATCGAAGCGCCCTTCGAGCCCGAAGCCGGCGCCTATGGCGGCGGCCACAAGCATGGGCACGACGAGACCTTCGAAGAAGACTATGCGCTGGCGCAGCAGGCTTATCAGGACCGGCATGGGCATGCCTCGCAGCACGGCCGTGCACATGACCACGATCATGGACATGGGGACGATCATGGACATGGGGACGATCATGGGCATGGGCATGGGCACGATCACGGGCACAAGCACGATCATGGCCACGGGCACAAGCACTGA
- the typA gene encoding translational GTPase TypA: MTRALRNVAIIAHVDHGKTTLVDQLLRQSGTFRENQAVAERVMDSNDLEKERGITILAKNCAVEYEGTHINIVDTPGHADFGGEVERVLSMVDGVLLLVDAVEGPMPQTIFVTRKALALGLKPIVVVNKIDRPGARPDFVINATFELFDKLGATEEQLDFPVIYASGLSGYAGMTADVRDGDMRPLFEAILHHVPQRNDDPNGPLQLQIISLDYSSYVGKIGVGRVNRGRIRSGMDVQYRFGPDGESGKGRINQVLKFKGLEREVVSEAEAGDIVLINGIEGIGIGCTLMDAASPAEEALPMLRIDEPTLTMNFMVNTSPLAGREGKFVTSRQLRDRLDRELKSNVALRVRDTGDDTVFEVSGRGELHLTILLETMRREGYELAVSRPRVVFKEIDGERHEPFELLTVDVEDAHQGGVMEELGRRKGDLLDMQPDGRGRTRLEYRIPARGLIGFQNEFLTMTRGTGLMSHIFDEYAPAREGSIGERRNGVLISQDNGDAVAYALWKLQDRGRMFVNPGDALYEGMIIGIHSRDNDLVVNPIKGKQLTNVRASGTDEAVRLVPPIQMSLEYAVEFIDDDELVEVTPKSIRLRKRYLTENERKRMSRTAT; encoded by the coding sequence ATGACTCGCGCCTTGCGCAACGTCGCCATCATCGCCCACGTCGACCACGGCAAGACCACGCTGGTCGACCAGCTGCTGCGCCAATCGGGCACCTTCCGTGAAAACCAGGCCGTCGCCGAGCGCGTCATGGACTCGAACGACCTGGAGAAGGAACGCGGCATCACCATCCTGGCCAAGAACTGTGCCGTCGAATACGAAGGCACTCACATCAACATCGTCGATACCCCGGGACACGCGGACTTCGGCGGCGAGGTCGAGCGCGTGCTGTCGATGGTCGACGGCGTGCTGCTGCTGGTCGACGCCGTGGAAGGCCCGATGCCGCAGACCATTTTCGTGACGCGCAAGGCGCTGGCCCTGGGCCTGAAGCCCATCGTGGTGGTCAACAAAATCGACCGTCCTGGCGCACGCCCGGACTTCGTCATCAATGCCACCTTCGAACTCTTCGACAAGCTGGGCGCGACGGAAGAACAGCTGGACTTCCCGGTCATCTACGCGTCGGGCCTGTCGGGCTATGCCGGCATGACGGCCGACGTGCGCGACGGCGACATGCGCCCCTTGTTCGAAGCCATCCTGCACCACGTGCCGCAACGCAACGACGACCCCAACGGCCCGCTGCAGCTGCAGATCATTTCGTTGGACTACAGCAGCTATGTCGGCAAGATCGGCGTGGGGCGCGTCAACCGCGGCCGCATTCGCAGCGGCATGGATGTGCAATATCGCTTTGGCCCCGACGGTGAGAGCGGCAAGGGCCGCATCAACCAGGTGCTGAAGTTCAAGGGCCTGGAGCGGGAAGTGGTCAGCGAGGCCGAAGCCGGCGACATCGTGCTGATCAACGGCATCGAAGGCATCGGTATCGGCTGCACGCTCATGGACGCGGCTTCGCCGGCCGAAGAGGCGCTGCCCATGCTGCGCATCGACGAGCCCACCCTGACGATGAACTTCATGGTCAACACATCGCCGCTGGCCGGGCGGGAAGGCAAGTTCGTGACCAGCCGTCAGCTGCGCGACCGCCTGGACCGCGAGCTCAAGTCCAACGTGGCGCTGCGCGTGCGCGACACCGGCGACGACACCGTGTTCGAAGTATCGGGACGCGGCGAACTGCACCTGACCATTCTGCTGGAAACGATGCGTCGCGAAGGCTACGAACTGGCCGTGTCGCGTCCGCGCGTGGTGTTCAAGGAAATCGACGGCGAACGCCATGAGCCGTTCGAACTGCTGACCGTGGACGTGGAAGATGCCCACCAGGGCGGCGTCATGGAAGAACTGGGCCGCCGCAAGGGCGACCTGCTGGACATGCAGCCGGACGGCCGCGGCCGCACCCGCCTGGAATACCGCATTCCCGCCCGTGGGCTGATCGGCTTCCAGAACGAGTTCCTGACCATGACCCGTGGCACAGGCTTGATGAGCCACATCTTCGACGAGTACGCGCCGGCGCGCGAAGGCAGTATCGGCGAGCGCCGCAACGGCGTGCTGATCAGCCAGGACAACGGCGACGCCGTGGCCTATGCGCTGTGGAAGCTGCAGGATCGCGGCCGCATGTTCGTCAATCCGGGTGATGCGCTGTATGAAGGCATGATCATCGGCATCCACAGCCGCGACAACGATCTGGTTGTCAACCCCATCAAGGGCAAGCAGCTGACCAACGTCCGCGCATCCGGCACGGACGAAGCCGTGCGCCTGGTGCCGCCGATCCAGATGTCGCTGGAATACGCAGTCGAATTCATCGACGACGATGAACTGGTGGAAGTCACGCCCAAGTCCATCCGTCTGCGCAAGCGCTACCTGACGGAGAATGAGCGTAAGCGGATGTCGCGCACCGCCACCTGA
- the ureA gene encoding urease subunit gamma gives MKLTPREKDKLLIFTAALLAERRKARGLKLNYPEAVAYISAALMEGARDGRTVAELMDYGTTLLAREDVMDGVPEMIPDVQIEATFPDGTKLVTVHHPIP, from the coding sequence ATGAAGCTGACGCCGCGCGAAAAAGACAAGCTGTTGATATTCACCGCCGCCCTGCTGGCCGAACGGCGCAAGGCGCGCGGCTTGAAACTGAACTACCCGGAAGCCGTCGCCTACATCAGCGCCGCGCTGATGGAGGGCGCACGCGACGGCCGCACCGTCGCGGAGCTGATGGACTACGGCACCACGCTGCTGGCGCGCGAGGACGTCATGGACGGCGTCCCGGAAATGATTCCCGACGTGCAGATCGAGGCGACCTTTCCCGACGGTACCAAGCTGGTCACCGTTCACCACCCGATTCCCTGA
- a CDS encoding urease subunit beta, producing the protein MIPGELLVDDGEIELNAGRETITVSVANTGDRPIQVGSHFHFYEVNDALHFDRAATRGFRLNITAGTAVRFEPGQARTVELVALAGDRRVHGFAGRVMGRL; encoded by the coding sequence ATGATTCCAGGCGAACTGCTGGTGGACGACGGCGAGATCGAACTCAACGCGGGCCGCGAGACGATCACGGTCAGCGTCGCGAACACGGGCGACCGGCCCATCCAGGTCGGTTCGCATTTCCATTTCTACGAAGTCAACGACGCCCTGCATTTCGATCGCGCGGCCACACGCGGCTTCCGCCTGAACATCACGGCGGGGACCGCCGTACGTTTCGAACCTGGACAGGCCCGCACCGTGGAATTGGTGGCCCTGGCGGGCGACCGCAGGGTCCACGGCTTCGCCGGTCGCGTCATGGGCAGGCTGTAA
- a CDS encoding nitroreductase family protein, with amino-acid sequence MDNAFLDALKRRRTQYTLGRNLPVSHDAVKTLIQEAIKHTPSSFNSQSSRAVILFGAQSIKLWDIAKDALRKIVPADAFVNTEKKLNSFAAGAGTVLFFEDHDVVRALQEKFALYADNFPVWSEQAGGMAQLAVWSALANAGIGASLQHYNPVIDEAVAKEWNIPASWKLRAQMPFGSNEAPFGEKTFMDDTERFRVHH; translated from the coding sequence ATGGATAACGCCTTCCTCGATGCGCTGAAGCGCCGTCGCACGCAGTACACCCTGGGCCGCAATCTTCCGGTGTCTCATGACGCCGTCAAGACGCTGATCCAGGAAGCGATCAAGCACACGCCGTCGTCCTTCAACTCCCAAAGTTCGCGAGCCGTCATCCTGTTCGGCGCGCAAAGCATCAAACTGTGGGATATCGCCAAGGACGCCCTGCGCAAGATCGTGCCTGCCGACGCCTTCGTAAACACCGAGAAGAAACTCAACAGCTTCGCCGCCGGCGCCGGTACCGTGCTGTTCTTCGAAGACCACGACGTCGTCAGGGCGCTGCAGGAGAAATTCGCCCTGTACGCCGACAACTTCCCGGTCTGGTCGGAACAAGCCGGCGGCATGGCGCAATTGGCGGTATGGTCAGCCCTGGCAAACGCCGGCATCGGCGCCAGCCTGCAACACTACAACCCGGTGATCGACGAAGCCGTCGCCAAGGAATGGAACATTCCCGCGAGCTGGAAACTGCGCGCGCAAATGCCGTTCGGCTCGAACGAAGCCCCGTTCGGCGAAAAGACCTTCATGGACGACACAGAGCGCTTCCGCGTGCATCATTAA
- a CDS encoding FAD-dependent oxidoreductase, whose amino-acid sequence MKRRQFLGRMGATVALSSAPGMVLAASCSNSDVSLSPIQARTDRITDVRVGLRPFRHAGPRIEAQRLGTKTVVHNYGHGGAGWSLSWGSSRLALRLAHDAGARSVAVIGCGAMGLTSAVLARQAGLAVCIYTKDMPSDVYSMAATGLWTPDSQLCDAVHAPRLAARWKEMANASFARYQTLLGLPGKPVEWIRGYSLSDTPFGAHSEAEEGEPVYGRLRDPSHDFIPRPVELCKGSHPFGQPYVRGWTTLMFNISAYAHMLLTSFLASGGRIKVIEFTRPGDLSNLREDTIINATGYGARKLFGDDSIVPIRGQIARLIPQPEVAYGLSTSQFNVVPRSDGLIVRSKGHNGDFNNSNDVPDLAESESAVRRIASMFDGMRRF is encoded by the coding sequence ATGAAGCGCCGTCAGTTTCTAGGGCGAATGGGCGCCACCGTGGCGCTGTCGTCCGCGCCGGGCATGGTATTAGCGGCGTCCTGTTCGAATAGCGATGTGAGCCTGTCGCCTATCCAGGCGCGCACAGACCGCATCACCGACGTCCGCGTCGGCCTGCGGCCATTCCGTCACGCTGGCCCACGGATCGAAGCGCAACGCCTGGGGACCAAGACCGTCGTGCACAACTACGGACATGGCGGCGCCGGATGGTCCTTGTCCTGGGGCTCGAGTCGGCTTGCGTTGCGACTGGCGCACGATGCAGGCGCCCGTTCGGTCGCGGTGATCGGCTGCGGCGCGATGGGCCTGACATCGGCGGTGTTGGCACGGCAAGCCGGCCTGGCCGTTTGCATCTATACCAAGGATATGCCGTCGGATGTCTATTCCATGGCTGCCACAGGCTTGTGGACGCCGGACTCGCAGCTTTGCGATGCCGTGCACGCACCGCGCCTGGCCGCGCGCTGGAAGGAGATGGCGAATGCGTCGTTTGCCCGGTACCAGACACTGTTGGGCTTGCCGGGCAAGCCGGTCGAGTGGATCCGCGGCTATTCCTTGTCCGACACGCCATTCGGCGCGCATTCCGAAGCCGAGGAAGGCGAGCCGGTGTACGGCAGGCTGCGGGATCCTTCCCATGATTTCATTCCACGGCCCGTCGAACTGTGCAAGGGTAGCCATCCGTTTGGGCAGCCCTACGTGCGCGGCTGGACGACCTTGATGTTCAACATCAGCGCCTATGCGCACATGCTCCTGACTAGTTTTCTCGCGTCGGGCGGCAGGATCAAAGTCATCGAGTTCACGCGGCCGGGCGATCTATCGAACCTGCGGGAAGATACGATCATCAACGCCACCGGCTACGGCGCCAGGAAGCTGTTCGGTGACGATTCCATCGTCCCCATACGCGGCCAGATCGCGCGGCTCATCCCGCAGCCGGAAGTTGCGTACGGCCTGAGCACCAGCCAGTTCAACGTCGTGCCGCGAAGCGACGGCCTGATCGTCCGCAGCAAGGGCCACAACGGGGACTTCAATAACAGCAATGACGTCCCAGATCTCGCCGAGTCCGAATCCGCTGTTCGGCGCATCGCGTCGATGTTCGACGGGATGCGGCGGTTCTGA
- a CDS encoding HupE/UreJ family protein: protein MNRSRIAAIAAFATLPLAGVAAAHPLQEHIAEAAGMAASAMAGLLHPLTGVDHLCAMIAVGMWSALTARRAWVAPLSFATVLLLGALFGLARVSLPAVEPMIAASLLVLGLLLAARARLPEWSGAAIAGVFAFFHGHAHGYELPETANAGAYIAGFMAATIGLHCTGIAAGVALRQAWAWLPRAAGLGVALYGLALLAA, encoded by the coding sequence ATGAATCGCTCACGTATCGCGGCGATCGCCGCCTTCGCCACGCTGCCGCTGGCCGGCGTCGCGGCCGCCCACCCGCTGCAGGAACATATCGCCGAAGCAGCGGGCATGGCCGCCAGCGCCATGGCGGGCCTGCTGCATCCCCTGACGGGCGTGGATCACCTCTGCGCCATGATCGCCGTCGGCATGTGGAGCGCGTTGACCGCCCGCCGCGCGTGGGTCGCCCCGCTGTCTTTCGCGACCGTCCTCCTGCTGGGCGCCCTGTTCGGCCTGGCGCGCGTGTCGCTGCCGGCAGTGGAGCCGATGATCGCCGCGTCCCTGCTCGTGCTGGGCTTGTTGCTGGCCGCACGCGCCCGCCTGCCGGAATGGTCGGGCGCGGCCATCGCGGGCGTCTTCGCCTTCTTCCATGGCCATGCGCATGGCTATGAACTGCCGGAGACCGCAAACGCCGGCGCCTACATTGCCGGGTTCATGGCGGCCACGATAGGGCTGCATTGCACGGGCATCGCCGCGGGCGTGGCCTTGCGCCAGGCGTGGGCATGGCTGCCGCGTGCCGCCGGGCTCGGCGTGGCGCTGTACGGCCTGGCACTACTGGCTGCCTGA
- the ureG gene encoding urease accessory protein UreG, translating to MTQRTKKNPPLRVGIGGPVGSGKTTLTEMLCKAMRDSYDLVVITNDIYTKEDQRLLTVAGALPAERIMGVETGGCPHTAIREDASINLEAVDRMLGRFPDADIVFIESGGDNLAATFSPELSDLTIYVIDVAGGEKIPRKGGPGITKSDLLVINKTDLAPMVGASLAIMEEDTQRMRGTRPYVMSDMKAGTGLAEIVRFIEKRGLLTA from the coding sequence ATGACTCAGCGCACCAAGAAAAATCCCCCCTTGCGAGTGGGCATAGGCGGCCCCGTCGGCTCCGGCAAGACCACCCTGACCGAAATGCTGTGCAAGGCCATGCGGGACAGCTATGACCTTGTGGTCATCACCAACGACATCTACACCAAGGAAGACCAGCGCCTGTTGACCGTGGCAGGCGCCCTGCCGGCGGAGCGCATCATGGGCGTCGAAACCGGCGGCTGCCCGCACACCGCGATCCGCGAAGATGCCTCCATCAACCTGGAAGCCGTGGATCGCATGCTGGGCCGTTTCCCCGACGCCGACATCGTCTTCATCGAATCCGGCGGCGACAACCTGGCGGCCACCTTCAGTCCGGAACTGTCCGACCTGACCATCTACGTCATCGACGTCGCCGGCGGCGAAAAAATTCCGCGCAAGGGCGGCCCCGGCATCACCAAATCGGATTTGCTCGTTATCAACAAAACCGATCTGGCGCCCATGGTCGGGGCATCGTTGGCGATCATGGAAGAAGACACACAGCGCATGCGCGGCACGCGGCCTTATGTGATGAGCGATATGAAGGCGGGCACGGGCCTGGCGGAAATCGTCCGGTTCATCGAGAAGCGAGGTTTGCTGACTGCCTGA
- a CDS encoding urease accessory protein UreD, whose protein sequence is MDALSPLLETPHTGGWDARLRLSLAQRHGRTVLVRREHAGPLTVQKALYPEADSGICHLAVLHPPGGLASGDALRLDIELEAAAHAVFTTPGATKWYKATAIHPSRQDVSIHVGDGARLDWLPLENIYFDHSHARQHIDIRLGAGATALGWDAALLGRQAAGETWSAGQLRTDFRLLDRDGRLVWTERQRLQAASRVRHAPQGLAGLPAYGTLWAAGAACTTALAEALAPSLPFEAALRAGATSPSPGVLLVRAAATHIEPMRRLFAALWLRLRPLVHGVPGRPLRLWAT, encoded by the coding sequence ATGGACGCCCTCTCCCCGCTTCTGGAAACCCCTCACACAGGGGGATGGGATGCTCGCCTGCGGCTGTCCCTGGCCCAACGCCACGGGCGAACCGTTCTGGTCCGTCGCGAACACGCCGGCCCGCTTACGGTGCAGAAGGCGTTGTATCCCGAGGCCGATAGCGGTATCTGCCACCTTGCCGTGCTGCATCCCCCGGGCGGCCTGGCCAGCGGCGACGCGCTGCGGCTCGATATCGAACTCGAGGCTGCGGCACACGCGGTATTCACCACCCCCGGCGCCACCAAGTGGTACAAGGCCACCGCGATCCATCCGTCCCGGCAGGATGTGAGCATCCACGTCGGCGACGGCGCGCGGCTGGATTGGCTGCCCCTGGAAAACATTTACTTCGACCACAGCCACGCCCGCCAGCACATCGACATCCGGCTCGGCGCGGGCGCGACCGCCCTCGGTTGGGATGCGGCGCTGCTGGGGCGCCAGGCCGCCGGCGAGACGTGGTCGGCCGGGCAGCTCCGCACGGACTTCCGGCTGCTGGACCGCGACGGCCGGCTGGTGTGGACGGAGCGGCAGCGCCTGCAGGCGGCGTCGCGCGTACGGCATGCACCGCAAGGGCTCGCCGGATTGCCGGCCTATGGCACGCTGTGGGCGGCCGGCGCCGCATGCACCACGGCCCTGGCCGAGGCGCTAGCCCCCTCCCTGCCTTTCGAGGCCGCGCTGCGCGCCGGTGCCACCAGTCCCAGCCCCGGTGTACTGCTCGTCCGCGCCGCCGCCACCCACATCGAACCCATGCGCCGCCTGTTCGCCGCGTTGTGGCTGCGCCTGCGTCCGCTGGTACACGGCGTTCCCGGCCGCCCCTTGCGCCTTTGGGCGACCTGA
- a CDS encoding urease accessory protein UreF has protein sequence MATGTSTELIALLHLASPALPIGAFSYSQGLEAAIDAGVIADADDARRWIADGLEIAADGEAVLLGQQFRNWAAGDIPAVATLNEWLLAMRESAELRQETEQMGWSLSRLLDELEWGNAQGRAALRAMRPLSLPTVYAYAAQSTGATLEDCLTAWLFAWTENQVAAALKAVPLGQVAGQRILFGLHGAIQAAAHRAAATPEDEASTFSPLLGILSARHETQYSRLFRS, from the coding sequence ATGGCCACGGGCACAAGCACTGAACTGATTGCCCTGCTCCACCTGGCGTCGCCGGCCCTGCCGATCGGCGCCTTCAGCTATTCGCAGGGCTTGGAAGCGGCGATCGACGCCGGCGTGATCGCCGACGCCGACGATGCACGCCGCTGGATCGCGGACGGTCTGGAGATCGCCGCCGATGGCGAGGCCGTCCTGCTCGGCCAGCAGTTCCGGAACTGGGCCGCCGGCGACATCCCGGCGGTCGCGACGTTGAATGAATGGCTGCTGGCGATGCGGGAATCCGCCGAACTGCGCCAGGAAACCGAACAAATGGGCTGGTCCTTGTCGCGGCTGCTGGATGAACTGGAATGGGGCAATGCGCAAGGCCGTGCGGCGCTGCGCGCCATGCGCCCCCTCAGCCTGCCCACGGTCTATGCCTACGCCGCCCAGTCCACCGGCGCGACGCTGGAGGACTGCCTGACCGCCTGGCTCTTCGCCTGGACCGAAAACCAGGTGGCCGCGGCCCTGAAGGCCGTTCCGCTGGGACAAGTTGCCGGCCAGCGCATCCTGTTCGGCCTGCACGGCGCGATCCAGGCCGCCGCCCACCGCGCCGCCGCCACGCCGGAGGACGAGGCCTCCACGTTTTCCCCGTTGCTCGGCATCCTCTCCGCCCGCCACGAAACCCAGTATTCACGCCTGTTCCGGTCCTGA
- the ureC gene encoding urease subunit alpha gives MSVKIGRRAYAEMFGPTTGDRIRLADTELLIEIERDYTVYGEEVKFGGGKVIRDGMGQSQRLGAEVADTVITNAVILDHWGIVKADIALKNGRIQAIGKAGNPDIQPGVTIVIGAGTEVIAGEGKIVTAGGIDTHIHFICPQLIDEALSAGLTTLVGGGTGPAAGTSATTCTPGAWHIETMLAAADGWPINIGLLGKGNASQPEPLLEQIDAGAVGLKLHEDWGSTPAAIDCCLGVAERTDTQVAIHTDTLNESGFLESTVAAFKDRTIHTYHTEGAGGGHAPDILKVAGLPNVLPSSTNPTRPYTVNTVDEHLDMLMVCHHLDAGIAEDVAFAESRIRRETIAAEDILQDLGAISMISSDSQAMGRIGEVIMRAWQTAHKMKVQRGALPGDGRADNARAKRYVAKYTINPAITHGMAHEIGSIEAGKWADLVLWDPAFFGVKPDMVLKGGIITTALMGDPNASIPTPQPVHYRDMFGTRAGALARGSLTFVSQSAYQAGIAAKYGLSKRVVPVHGIRGVRKSHMVHNDWLPHIDVDPETYRVLADGQELICEPARVLPMAQRYFLF, from the coding sequence ATGAGCGTGAAAATCGGCCGCCGCGCCTACGCCGAGATGTTCGGCCCCACCACCGGTGATCGCATCCGGTTGGCGGACACCGAACTCCTCATTGAAATCGAACGCGACTACACCGTCTATGGCGAAGAGGTGAAGTTCGGCGGCGGCAAGGTGATCCGCGACGGCATGGGCCAGTCCCAGCGCCTCGGCGCGGAGGTTGCCGATACCGTCATCACCAACGCCGTGATCCTGGATCATTGGGGCATCGTCAAGGCCGACATCGCCTTGAAGAACGGCCGCATCCAGGCCATCGGCAAGGCAGGCAATCCCGATATCCAGCCGGGCGTGACCATCGTCATCGGCGCCGGCACCGAGGTGATCGCGGGCGAAGGCAAGATCGTCACGGCGGGCGGCATCGATACGCACATCCACTTCATCTGCCCCCAACTGATCGACGAAGCGCTGTCCGCCGGGCTCACCACGCTGGTGGGCGGGGGCACCGGCCCGGCCGCCGGCACCTCGGCCACGACGTGCACGCCGGGCGCGTGGCATATCGAGACCATGCTGGCGGCCGCGGACGGCTGGCCGATCAATATCGGCTTGCTCGGCAAGGGCAACGCCAGTCAGCCCGAGCCGCTGCTGGAACAGATAGACGCGGGCGCCGTGGGCCTGAAGCTGCACGAAGACTGGGGAAGCACGCCGGCCGCCATCGACTGCTGCCTGGGCGTGGCCGAACGCACCGATACGCAGGTGGCCATCCACACCGACACGCTGAATGAAAGCGGCTTCCTGGAGAGTACCGTCGCGGCGTTCAAGGACCGCACCATCCACACGTATCACACGGAAGGCGCGGGCGGCGGCCACGCGCCCGATATCCTGAAGGTTGCGGGGCTGCCCAACGTGCTGCCCTCCTCCACCAATCCCACGCGGCCCTACACGGTCAACACCGTCGACGAGCACCTGGACATGCTGATGGTGTGCCATCACCTGGACGCCGGCATCGCGGAAGATGTCGCCTTCGCGGAATCGCGCATACGCCGCGAAACCATCGCCGCGGAGGACATCCTGCAGGACCTCGGTGCCATTTCGATGATTTCCAGCGATTCGCAAGCCATGGGCCGCATCGGCGAAGTGATCATGCGCGCGTGGCAGACGGCGCACAAGATGAAAGTGCAGCGCGGCGCGCTGCCGGGCGACGGCCGCGCCGACAACGCGCGCGCCAAACGCTACGTTGCCAAATACACCATCAATCCGGCGATCACACATGGCATGGCGCACGAGATCGGTTCGATCGAAGCGGGCAAATGGGCGGACCTGGTGCTGTGGGATCCCGCCTTCTTCGGCGTCAAGCCGGATATGGTGCTGAAAGGCGGCATCATCACCACCGCCCTGATGGGCGACCCGAACGCGTCCATCCCCACACCGCAGCCGGTACACTACCGCGATATGTTCGGCACGCGCGCGGGTGCGCTGGCCCGGGGCAGCCTGACCTTCGTTTCGCAATCGGCCTACCAGGCCGGCATCGCGGCGAAGTACGGTTTATCCAAGCGCGTGGTGCCCGTCCACGGCATCCGGGGCGTACGCAAATCGCACATGGTGCACAACGACTGGCTGCCGCACATCGATGTCGATCCCGAAACCTATCGCGTCCTCGCCGATGGGCAGGAGCTGATCTGCGAACCCGCCCGGGTCCTGCCCATGGCGCAACGCTACTTCCTGTTCTGA